The Flammeovirga pectinis genomic interval TAAGCCTTCAGTTACCGTAACTTCTAATTTACCATCAGCTTCTTTTACATTAAATTTTGTCCCTAATACAGTAATATCACCTTTTTGAGTATGTACAATAAATGGTTTGTCTTCATTATGCGCTACTTCAAAATAGGCTTCTCCTTTAAGTGTCATCTCTCTAGAAGTATCAAAATTTTGTAGAGAAAGCGAAGAATTTTTATTTATAGTAACTTTAGAGCCATCTATCAGCTTTTCTACTTTTGGTACATCTACTGTTACATACTTTTGGACAATCTCATTAGAGTTACTTTGTTGATTTGTATAAAATCGGATACCAAAAACAATAAAAATAAGTGCGGCAACTGCTGCTGTATATTTATAGAAAGGGTGAAACTGAATTAATTTGTTATCGTTAGATGATGCGTCAATTCGCCTAGACATTTTATCCCATGCAGCGTCAACATCAATATTAACAGGTTTTGGATGCACAGTACCAGAAAGAGCCCACGCCTTTTTAAAGGAATCGAAATCTTCTTGATTTTTCTCTGATTGTGCTAACCATCTATTTACTTCTTGATTTTCTTCTTCTGATGTTTCTTTCAATAAAAATCGAGAAAGTAAATTATCGTCTATATGTTTATTCTTATCCATCATTATTTAAAGGACACTTAGAAATGAATTAACCCCTATGGAATGACTAAAAATTTTTAATAAAAAAAATAATCAGTAACGTAAGAAAACCTGTCAGCTCTTTTCTTAAATATTTAAGAGCGCTTGACATCTGATTTTCAACAGTTTTAATACTGATATCTAATTGTTTAGAGATCTCAGCATATTTTAAACCATCAAACCTACTCAATAGAAATATTTCTTTTCTTTTAGTAGGCATTGTATCTATGCTTTTACGAATTTTTTGATCTAATTCCTTAGCTTCCAATAGCAAGAGTTCATTAGAAGAGGCCTCATTAATTAATTCTTCATTGTAGTTTTTATACTGATCTTTTACTTCAGTATGTCTTATTACATTTAGCGCTTTATTTTTTACTGATCTAGTAAGGTATGCTTCTACAGAAGTTGTAATTTCTAGTGAATTACGTGATTCCCAAAGCTTAAATAAAAGATCTTGAACAATATCTTCACTTGCTTGAATATCATTTAATATGCTATTGGCATATGCACAGAGTTTTGGATATTGAACTTTAAAAAGCGTCTCAAATTGCTCTTTTGTTTTTATTTCAGGTACCAAAGCGACAATTGTATATTTAATTGTAAAAGGGAGTGGTAATTGTGCAAGATAGTGATATTCATTAGAATTAATAAACTTCGTTTTGTTCCTTTACATGAACAATAATTATCTTTAATAGTACTTTATGACACAGCAAGACACATTTGAAAATATTGGATGGGTGTGGATTTTAATAGCAATAATAACTTTCTGTTCTTTGTTTTTTGGAAAAGTTACAGCTCCATTCGGAAGGCACACAAGGTCTGATTGGGGGCCGATGATTGCAAATTCTTGGGGGTGGTTCTGGATGGAAATAATATCGCCAATAGGGTTGTGGATTGGATTTTATATAGCAAATGATGGTGTGTTTACGGTGTCTATACAAGCATTAATTGGTATGATAGCTTGGACTGTTCATTATATAAATAGGACTTTTATTTTTCCATTTCGAATGCCCAATAAAAAGAAAAAGATGCCCGTGATTATTATGGGATCGGCTATATTTTTTAATTCAATTAACGGCACATTGAATGGTTATTTTTTAGGTCACGATTGGGTGTTTCAATCAGATTATTTGATGTATTTCGGTATTTTACTTTTCAGTATTGGGATGTTTATCAATATAAAATCTGATAATATACTTTTGGGTTTACGGAAGCCAGGAGAAACACATTATGTAGTGCCTAATAAATACCTCTTTAAGAAGATATGTTCTCCTAATTTATTTGGTGAAATAATAGAATGGGTAGGCTTTTTATGTATTGCTCCAAGTGTAGCTAGTCTAAGTTTTTTAATTTGGACATTGGCAAATCTAATGCCTAGAGCTAGAGATCATTACAATTGGTATATCAAAACATTTAGAGATTATCCTAAAGATAGATATGTGTTATTTCCGTTTATTTGGTAGTAAAATAACATGCTGTAAGTGGGAATTCTTTTAATATTCGTAAATCAAGATGTAAAAGTGGCTTATTTTGAACAAAAGATTTCTTTATCAAGTTATTATGGCTACATTTGCAAATCTAAAATTTTGTACGATAAATTTATCACACAATGGATTTAATCAAAAAAGTTGAAAAGGATTTTTCATCCCACATGGAGAAACATCCCGCTTTCGGCGCAGGAGATACTATCGAAGTATACGTAAAAATTATCGAAGGTAGCAAGGAGCGTATTCAAAAGTTCCAAGGTACTGTAATCCAACGCCGTAATAAAGGTAGCTTGGGAGAAACTTTTACTGTACGTAAGATCTCTAACGGAATTGGCGTTGAGCGTATATTCCCATTAAACTCACCAAGCGTCGACAAGATCGAAGTATTGAGAAGAGGTAAAGTAAGAAGAGCAAGATTATTCTACTTACGTGGCCGCTACGGTAAGGCTGCGAAAGTTAGAGAAAGAAGATACTAATCTTTTTATCTTGGCTTCGCCAAAAAATACAAGACCGACATTCTATTGCAGATTGTCGGTTTTTTTATTTTTAAAATATTACTTTTGTAGTCCACAATTTATAGATGCCTACTTCATTATAAAGAGTAATCGTTAAATATCATATGTCTAAAAAAATTTACTTTGCATCAGATTTTCATTTCGGAACACCTTCTTATGAAGAAAGTTTAAAAAGAGAAAAGAAAGTTTGTCGTTGGTTAGATATGGCTGCAGAAGATGCAGAACATATCTATTTATTGGGTGATATTTTTGACTTTTGGTTTGAGTACCGCTTTGCTATCCCTAAAGGGTTTCTTCGTTTTCAAGGAAAACTAGCGGAATTAGTTGATAGGGGTATTAAGATTAGCCTTTTTACGGGTAATCATGATATGTGGATGTTTGATTACTTTGAAAAAGAGTTGGGTGTTCCGATTATCAGAGAGCCTATAGATATTGAACTAAGTGGTAAAAAGTTCCATATAGGGCATGGTGATGGTTTAGGTCCTGGAGATTATACGTATAAATTTTTAAAGAAGGTTTTTGCTAATAAAGCTTGTCAGTGGTTATTTGGTTTTTTACATCCTACAATAGGAATGGGAATTGCCCAAAATTGGTCTAAGCATAGCCGTGCAGCAGGAGCAGAGAAGGAACACGAGTTTCATGGTAAAGAAAATGAGTGGTTATGGCAATATTGTCAGGAAAAACAGGCAGAAGAATACAGAGATTATTATATCTTTGGACATAGACACTTGCCTCTAGAACTCGATCTTGACAATGGAGGAAAGTACATTAACACAGGAGAATGGCTTTCTTATGATACATACGCTACTTTTGATGGAGAAAAATTGGAACTTCTTACTTTTAAGTAATCTATTTTTAGTATTGCCCTTTTTATTAACTGCCCAAACGTTAGAGTTTGAGGTGGAAGTAGGAGAGATTGCTACGGTAGATATAGACCGGAATGGAAAAGTGTATGTTGTAGATCATCAAGGTAATGTTGCTCAATGGGTAAATACTACAAAAGAAAGATGGTACTCTCCTCAAGCTGCCGCAGAAGTACAAATAGATGCATGGGCAATGCTAAATACTATTTTATTCTCTCCAGATTGGCAGGCAATCAGAATATTAGGACAACAATTAACCGTCCAATCAGAATATATCTTTTCTCCAGAACTAGTTGAGTATGCCTCTGTGGCAACAAATGCTACAGATGGAGGTATTTGGTTATATGACCAATCAGCATTTCGTATGAAGAAATATTACCCAAGTACGGAGTCTCTATCTATTAACGTAGAATTAGAACGTTTAATAAATGGAAATGATTGGAATCCAATTTGGATGAAAGAGTTTCAAAACAATTTATATGTTCTTGATGAATTAAACGGCGTATATACGTTTGATCTATTAGGGAATATTCTCTCTATGCCTTACAATGTAAAAGGAGCAACTTTAATAGGCTTAACAGCAAAAGAAATGTATTGGCTTGAGAAAGGAAAAGAAATACATTTTAAAGAGTTATATGGTGTGAAAACAAGAGTTTTAGAACTCCCATTAACTAAGGTAGAAGCAATTCTATTTAACGATTCTCAAAACAGGATTTACTGTTTTAAAAACAAAAAAATGTACGCATACCAATTATAATAAATGATGGATATCTACGAAGATTGGCAATTAAATGCCAAATTAAAATTGAAAGAGACAGAGACTTTCCTGAAACGTTTAAAGAAAACAAAGAAAGGAAAATTGATTGATCAAATTGTTAATGATGCAGATGAAAAGGTATTTGAAAAATTTGATTGTCTATCGTGTGCGAACTGTTGTAAGACAATTAGCCCTGTAGTTACAGCTACGGATGTACGAAGAATTGCAAAACATCTACGTATCAAAGAGACAGAAGTATTATCAGAATATATGCGTGTTGATAGTGATGGTGATTATGTAATGAACCGTCAGCCATGTCCATTTTTAGAAGATGATAATGAATGCTCTATTTACGATGTAAGGCCAAAAGCATGTAAAGAATATCCATTAACTCAAAATAAAGGATTTAACCAACGCCCTGCACTGCATACATTAAATACAATTACATGCCCAGCAGTATTTCATGTTGTAGAAAGATTAAAAGAAAAAATTAAATAGCAATATGTTAATGTGAATTAATATTCACAGATGATAACAGGTTTTTTGGAACTAAATATATTAAGCTATAGTAGGTTGCATTTAAATAAATAAGCAAGAAAAATTAGGTGTTTGTTTACCCATTTGCACTTAATAGTATAAACTTAATAATATCTTTACCTAACAACCTTTATATCATGAAAACTGTAGCTAGTTTAATTACTGTAGCTTTGCTTTTCGCTTACTTTAATATGGCTTATGCTGTAGAAGTAGAGAAAATTGCAGCAACTCACCTAAACGAATTAAAAGGAAATGTATTTTCTGGAAAAGGAGCAGAAAATCTTTTAGAAGATTACGTAGGACTCTTTAGAGACAATAAAAGTACTTTTATTTTTCATACCGAGTCAGAAGATCTTGTAGCACAATTTAAATCAGGAATTAGAACTGTAGAATTGTGTGAAACGATTATTACAAACCAAATGACCAATGTTTATTTTAAGATAAACGGAGATGTTTTAGTTCATGTCTCTTATCTAAATAAATCGGGAGAGATGTACAAATGTAGGTTAAGACAAGAAAAGCAATTAGTTGCTGACCTTGCTAAAGCAAGTAAATAAGTAGAAAGTTCTATAAGTAATAGACTTAATTTAACGAACAAAAACCAAGTTAAAAATACTACTATTTATAGATTACTACATTGGAGTAAATACAAAAAAGGATTGATTTATATATAAATCAATCCTTTTTTGTATCAAAAATATTTTCAATATGCTCTTATAATTTATACTACTAACGTACTCTGCTTTAGTCATTTTTTATAGAATACTAAAACCCAAAAACAACGTCTACAGTTGCTCCAAATGTAGGTTCTCCAGATTGTACATCAATACCTGGAGACAATGTGAAACCTGTACTCCAATGGCTATTTAATGAGTAAGCTATACCTGTTTGAACAATAATTGAACCTCCCCATTCTCTGTGAGATTGATCCATATCAGAAGTACTATAATCATCTGGGTGAGGAACCTCTTCAGGTTCTAAATCTAGATATTCATCTGTAGGAACCTCATGATCATGAAAACCAAAAGTTCCACCAACCCCTACAAAAGTACCCCATCTTGAATGACCAATTGGAATTTCTCTAACAATAACACTTGCAAAGTGCTTACCTGTAAATTCTACTGTACCTTGGAATTTTGTAAGGTGGGCAAAATATACAGATCCGGTAAACTCGTAATGA includes:
- a CDS encoding FecR family protein; amino-acid sequence: MMDKNKHIDDNLLSRFLLKETSEEENQEVNRWLAQSEKNQEDFDSFKKAWALSGTVHPKPVNIDVDAAWDKMSRRIDASSNDNKLIQFHPFYKYTAAVAALIFIVFGIRFYTNQQSNSNEIVQKYVTVDVPKVEKLIDGSKVTINKNSSLSLQNFDTSREMTLKGEAYFEVAHNEDKPFIVHTQKGDITVLGTKFNVKEADGKLEVTVTEGLVKLASLTNKDDFVLLKANTKGEITTSSPVKEENTDVNSLFWVDNKLSFKDVELTALIKTVEDNYGVKITINNEKLNHKKVTTSFENDSITDILQVLEATLDLKVQKIGDKTYSIE
- a CDS encoding UDP-2,3-diacylglucosamine diphosphatase is translated as MSKKIYFASDFHFGTPSYEESLKREKKVCRWLDMAAEDAEHIYLLGDIFDFWFEYRFAIPKGFLRFQGKLAELVDRGIKISLFTGNHDMWMFDYFEKELGVPIIREPIDIELSGKKFHIGHGDGLGPGDYTYKFLKKVFANKACQWLFGFLHPTIGMGIAQNWSKHSRAAGAEKEHEFHGKENEWLWQYCQEKQAEEYRDYYIFGHRHLPLELDLDNGGKYINTGEWLSYDTYATFDGEKLELLTFK
- a CDS encoding RNA polymerase sigma-70 factor, producing MVPEIKTKEQFETLFKVQYPKLCAYANSILNDIQASEDIVQDLLFKLWESRNSLEITTSVEAYLTRSVKNKALNVIRHTEVKDQYKNYNEELINEASSNELLLLEAKELDQKIRKSIDTMPTKRKEIFLLSRFDGLKYAEISKQLDISIKTVENQMSSALKYLRKELTGFLTLLIIFFIKNF
- a CDS encoding phosphatidylethanolamine N-methyltransferase family domain-containing protein, which encodes MTQQDTFENIGWVWILIAIITFCSLFFGKVTAPFGRHTRSDWGPMIANSWGWFWMEIISPIGLWIGFYIANDGVFTVSIQALIGMIAWTVHYINRTFIFPFRMPNKKKKMPVIIMGSAIFFNSINGTLNGYFLGHDWVFQSDYLMYFGILLFSIGMFINIKSDNILLGLRKPGETHYVVPNKYLFKKICSPNLFGEIIEWVGFLCIAPSVASLSFLIWTLANLMPRARDHYNWYIKTFRDYPKDRYVLFPFIW
- the rplS gene encoding 50S ribosomal protein L19, coding for MDLIKKVEKDFSSHMEKHPAFGAGDTIEVYVKIIEGSKERIQKFQGTVIQRRNKGSLGETFTVRKISNGIGVERIFPLNSPSVDKIEVLRRGKVRRARLFYLRGRYGKAAKVRERRY
- a CDS encoding YkgJ family cysteine cluster protein: MMDIYEDWQLNAKLKLKETETFLKRLKKTKKGKLIDQIVNDADEKVFEKFDCLSCANCCKTISPVVTATDVRRIAKHLRIKETEVLSEYMRVDSDGDYVMNRQPCPFLEDDNECSIYDVRPKACKEYPLTQNKGFNQRPALHTLNTITCPAVFHVVERLKEKIK